A region from the Pseudomonas promysalinigenes genome encodes:
- a CDS encoding SRPBCC family protein, producing the protein MSLAQHAPAQHELVITRLIDAPPAKVFRAWTEPQWLMQWWGPHGMTTAECEMQLWVGGLFRTLMRAPDGSEYPSQGVFLEIAAPRRLVFTDAFGPGWVPSPKAFMTAVISFDEEHGKTRYTARAWHWNAADSRAHEEMGFHQGWGESLDRLVEVVTQRMPD; encoded by the coding sequence ATGTCCCTTGCTCAACACGCACCCGCGCAGCATGAGCTGGTCATCACCCGCTTGATCGATGCGCCGCCTGCCAAAGTGTTCCGCGCCTGGACCGAGCCTCAATGGCTGATGCAGTGGTGGGGGCCACATGGCATGACCACTGCTGAATGTGAGATGCAGCTGTGGGTCGGCGGCCTGTTCCGTACCCTGATGCGTGCCCCGGATGGCAGCGAATACCCAAGCCAAGGGGTGTTTCTGGAGATTGCCGCGCCGCGCCGTTTGGTTTTCACCGATGCCTTCGGGCCAGGCTGGGTACCTTCGCCCAAGGCGTTCATGACAGCGGTGATCAGCTTTGACGAAGAGCACGGCAAAACCCGCTATACCGCCCGTGCTTGGCACTGGAATGCGGCCGACAGCCGCGCCCATGAAGAAATGGGTTTCCATCAGGGTTGGGGTGAAAGCCTGGATCGCCTTGTCGAGGTCGTGACCCAGCGGATGCCGGACTGA
- a CDS encoding alpha/beta hydrolase, producing MPYDAYWLPASDHCRLYVHQWRPATPAKAVVLLAHGMAEHGGRYQRLGQALSDAGYALVAPDQRGHGLTAEHGSLGLFAREHGWDAVVNDLGLLAQHIAQQFPCTPVFLFGHSMGSYIAQAYLIHHSASLYGAILSGSNLQPVALYRAARLIARIEAWRQGPTGKSALIEWLSFGSFNNAFKPNRTAFDWLSRDPVEVDKYVNDPLCGFRCTNQLWLDLLQGLANISMTSNLAQIDPNLPVLIIGGECDPVSAGKRLTHLADALRATGNRHVQLRVYADARHEMLNETNRDEVTADILAWLKQALALGRPARSE from the coding sequence ATGCCCTATGACGCCTACTGGCTGCCAGCCAGCGACCATTGCCGGCTGTACGTGCACCAATGGCGGCCAGCCACGCCGGCCAAGGCCGTGGTGCTGCTGGCCCACGGCATGGCTGAGCATGGCGGGCGCTACCAGCGCCTGGGCCAAGCCCTCTCCGACGCCGGCTACGCATTGGTGGCGCCAGACCAGCGCGGCCACGGGCTCACCGCCGAGCATGGCAGTCTAGGCCTTTTTGCCCGCGAACATGGCTGGGATGCCGTGGTCAACGACCTCGGCTTGCTGGCCCAGCACATCGCTCAGCAATTTCCCTGCACCCCTGTTTTTTTATTCGGCCACAGCATGGGCAGTTACATCGCGCAGGCCTACCTCATCCATCACAGCGCCAGCTTGTACGGAGCCATACTCAGTGGCTCGAACCTGCAACCCGTCGCGCTTTACCGGGCAGCACGCCTGATTGCGCGCATTGAGGCCTGGCGCCAGGGGCCAACGGGCAAGAGTGCCCTGATCGAGTGGCTGTCGTTCGGTTCATTCAACAATGCCTTCAAGCCCAACCGCACGGCTTTCGACTGGCTCAGCCGCGACCCGGTCGAAGTGGACAAGTACGTCAACGACCCGCTCTGTGGCTTTCGCTGCACCAACCAGCTATGGCTCGACCTGCTGCAAGGGCTGGCGAACATCAGCATGACGTCCAACCTGGCGCAGATCGACCCGAACCTGCCGGTGCTGATAATTGGCGGCGAATGTGATCCGGTGAGTGCCGGCAAGCGTCTCACCCACCTGGCCGATGCCTTGCGCGCGACCGGCAATCGACATGTACAGTTGCGCGTCTATGCTGACGCGCGGCATGAGATGCTCAACGAAACCAATCGGGACGAGGTCACCGCCGACATCCTCGCATGGCTTAAGCAGGCCCTGGCACTCGGCCGCCCTGCTCGCAGCGAATGA
- a CDS encoding NAD(P)/FAD-dependent oxidoreductase has product MNAALNKGPAQRAPSYYSATLNDHSAYPQLKGTVQADVAIIGGGFTGVATAVELAERGLKVAIIETNRIGWGASGRNGGQVTGSLSGDEAMRTQMRNHLGAEVDDFIWHLRWRGHQIIEQRVERYGIDCDLKRGHLHAAMKPSHMQELREFQAEAERRGMGDKIQLLDREGVAAHLQSPLYLGALKNMRNLHLHPLNLCLGEARAAHSLGALIFENSEVLDIVHGPRPAVVTAHGRVEARQVMLAGDVYHKLEKRQLKGKIFPAMGGIVTTAPLGELAQQINPQDLAVYDCRFVLDYYRLTADKRLLFGGGANYSGKDSRDIEGELRPCIERTFPALKGIPIEFQWSCAMGIVVNRIPQLGKLSDNVWYCQGYSGHGIATSHIMGEIMAEALTGTLEKFDTFAQCKHVRVPMGDLLGNPLLAAGMWYYQMLEKLR; this is encoded by the coding sequence ATGAACGCAGCATTGAACAAAGGCCCGGCGCAGCGCGCGCCGTCCTATTACAGCGCCACCCTGAACGATCACAGCGCATACCCACAGCTCAAGGGCACGGTGCAAGCCGATGTGGCCATCATCGGCGGTGGCTTCACAGGCGTCGCCACTGCGGTGGAATTGGCCGAGCGCGGCCTGAAGGTGGCGATCATCGAAACCAACCGTATAGGCTGGGGCGCCAGTGGCCGCAACGGCGGCCAGGTTACTGGCAGCTTGTCAGGTGACGAGGCCATGCGTACGCAGATGCGCAACCACCTGGGCGCTGAGGTCGATGATTTCATCTGGCACCTGCGGTGGCGTGGGCACCAGATCATCGAACAGCGGGTCGAGCGCTATGGCATCGATTGCGACCTCAAGCGCGGGCACCTGCACGCTGCCATGAAACCATCACACATGCAGGAACTGCGCGAGTTCCAGGCCGAGGCCGAACGCCGTGGCATGGGCGACAAGATTCAACTGCTCGACCGCGAAGGGGTGGCCGCGCATCTGCAGAGCCCGCTGTACCTCGGCGCACTCAAGAACATGCGCAACCTGCATCTGCACCCGCTCAACCTGTGCCTGGGCGAAGCCCGAGCGGCCCACAGCTTGGGCGCGCTGATTTTCGAGAATTCCGAAGTTCTGGACATCGTTCACGGCCCACGCCCGGCGGTGGTTACCGCCCACGGCCGGGTCGAAGCACGCCAGGTGATGCTCGCGGGTGACGTTTACCACAAGCTGGAGAAACGCCAGCTCAAAGGCAAGATCTTCCCCGCCATGGGCGGTATCGTCACCACCGCGCCGCTGGGTGAACTGGCCCAACAGATCAACCCACAGGACCTGGCGGTGTACGATTGCCGCTTCGTGCTCGACTATTATCGCCTGACCGCCGACAAGCGCCTGTTGTTCGGCGGCGGGGCCAACTACTCGGGCAAGGACTCGCGGGATATCGAAGGTGAACTGCGCCCTTGCATCGAGCGCACTTTCCCAGCGCTCAAGGGGATACCGATCGAGTTTCAGTGGAGCTGCGCGATGGGCATCGTGGTCAATCGCATCCCGCAACTGGGCAAGCTATCGGACAATGTGTGGTACTGCCAGGGCTACTCTGGGCACGGCATCGCCACCAGCCACATCATGGGCGAGATCATGGCCGAAGCATTGACCGGAACGCTGGAGAAATTCGACACATTCGCCCAGTGCAAGCACGTGCGCGTGCCGATGGGAGACTTGCTGGGCAACCCACTGCTGGCGGCGGGAATGTGGTACTACCAGATGCTGGAGAAACTGCGCTGA
- a CDS encoding YciI family protein: MKYLCLVYCDEGLLHSLPDSPEDAECLAYAQSLHAGGRIVAAEALKPVQTATTVRMRGGRMSITDGPFAETKEQLAGFYLVDAQDLDEALNIAKGIPAARVGSVEVRPIRELQP; encoded by the coding sequence ATGAAATACCTGTGCCTGGTCTATTGTGATGAGGGGCTGCTGCACAGCCTGCCTGACAGCCCTGAAGACGCCGAATGCCTGGCCTATGCGCAATCGCTGCATGCCGGCGGGCGCATCGTTGCGGCCGAGGCGCTCAAACCCGTGCAGACCGCTACCACCGTGCGCATGCGTGGCGGGCGGATGAGTATCACCGATGGGCCGTTCGCCGAAACCAAAGAGCAGCTCGCCGGTTTCTACCTGGTCGATGCCCAGGACCTGGACGAGGCGCTGAACATCGCCAAGGGCATTCCGGCTGCGCGGGTTGGCAGCGTGGAAGTCAGACCGATACGCGAACTGCAACCCTAA
- the fadD1 gene encoding long-chain-fatty-acid--CoA ligase FadD1, giving the protein MIENFWKDKYPAGITAEINPDEFPNIQAVLKQSCQRFANKPAFSNLGKTITYGELYTLSGAFAAWLQQHTDLKPGDRIAVQLPNVLQYPVAVFGAMRAGLIVVNTNPLYTAREMEHQFNDSGAKALVCLANMAHLAEKVVPKTQVKHVIVTEVADLLPPLKRLLINSVIKYVKKMVPAYNLPRAVRFNDALALGNGQPVTEANPQANDVAVLQYTGGTTGVAKGAMLTHRNLVANMLQCRALMGANLHEGCEILITPLPLYHIYAFTFHCMAMMLIGNHNVLISNPRDLPAMVKELSKWKFSGFVGLNTLFVALCNNDAFRALDFSALKITLSGGMALQLSVAERWKSVTGCAICEGYGMTETSPVAAVNPSEANQVGTIGIPVPSTLCKIIDDAGNELPLGETGELCVKGPQVMKGYWQREDATREILDSDGWLKTGDIALIQPDGYMRIVDRKKDMILVSGFNVYPNELEDVLAGLPGVLQCAAIGVPDEKSGEVIKVFIVVKPGMTVTKEQVMEHMRANVTGYKVPRYIEFRDVLPTTNVGKILRRELRDEELKKQGLKKIA; this is encoded by the coding sequence ATGATCGAAAATTTTTGGAAGGATAAATACCCAGCCGGGATTACGGCGGAAATCAATCCTGACGAATTCCCTAATATCCAGGCGGTACTCAAGCAATCCTGCCAACGCTTTGCCAATAAACCGGCCTTTAGCAACCTGGGCAAGACCATCACCTACGGCGAACTGTATACGCTCTCAGGCGCTTTCGCGGCCTGGCTGCAGCAGCACACAGACCTCAAGCCAGGTGATCGCATTGCCGTTCAGCTGCCCAATGTCCTGCAATACCCGGTAGCCGTATTCGGCGCGATGCGCGCTGGCTTGATCGTGGTCAACACCAACCCGCTCTACACCGCACGCGAGATGGAGCATCAGTTCAACGACTCCGGCGCCAAGGCCCTGGTTTGCCTGGCCAATATGGCACATCTGGCCGAAAAGGTAGTACCCAAGACCCAGGTCAAGCACGTCATCGTCACCGAAGTGGCTGACTTGCTCCCCCCCCTCAAGCGCCTGCTGATCAACAGCGTGATCAAGTACGTGAAGAAAATGGTGCCGGCCTATAACCTGCCGCGCGCCGTGCGCTTCAACGATGCTTTGGCGCTGGGCAATGGCCAGCCGGTCACCGAAGCTAACCCGCAAGCCAATGACGTGGCCGTGCTGCAGTACACCGGCGGTACCACTGGCGTGGCAAAAGGGGCGATGCTGACCCACCGCAACCTGGTGGCAAACATGCTGCAGTGTCGTGCGCTGATGGGCGCTAACCTGCATGAAGGTTGCGAGATCCTCATCACACCGTTGCCGCTGTACCACATCTACGCTTTCACCTTCCACTGCATGGCGATGATGCTGATCGGCAACCACAACGTGCTGATCAGTAACCCACGTGACCTACCTGCCATGGTCAAGGAGCTGAGCAAATGGAAGTTCAGCGGTTTCGTTGGCCTGAACACGCTGTTCGTTGCGTTGTGCAATAACGATGCATTTCGTGCCTTGGACTTCTCGGCACTGAAAATCACCTTGTCCGGTGGCATGGCATTGCAGTTGAGCGTCGCCGAACGCTGGAAGAGCGTGACCGGCTGTGCCATCTGCGAAGGCTACGGCATGACCGAAACCAGCCCGGTGGCGGCGGTGAATCCGTCCGAAGCTAACCAGGTGGGTACCATCGGCATCCCAGTGCCCTCGACCCTGTGCAAGATCATCGACGATGCCGGCAACGAATTGCCACTGGGCGAAACCGGCGAGCTGTGCGTCAAGGGCCCGCAGGTCATGAAGGGCTACTGGCAGCGCGAGGATGCCACCCGTGAGATCCTCGACAGTGACGGTTGGCTCAAGACTGGCGATATCGCCTTGATCCAGCCCGATGGCTATATGCGTATCGTCGATCGCAAGAAAGACATGATCCTGGTCTCAGGCTTCAACGTGTACCCCAACGAGCTCGAAGATGTGCTCGCTGGCTTGCCGGGCGTGCTGCAGTGCGCTGCCATCGGTGTGCCGGACGAGAAGTCGGGTGAGGTAATCAAGGTATTCATCGTGGTCAAGCCTGGCATGACGGTCACCAAGGAGCAGGTGATGGAACACATGCGCGCCAACGTCACCGGATACAAGGTGCCGCGCTACATCGAGTTCCGCGATGTATTGCCGACCACCAACGTCGGCAAGATCCTGCGCCGTGAACTACGCGATGAAGAACTGAAAAAGCAGGGCTTGAAGAAGATCGCCTGA
- a CDS encoding RNA polymerase sigma factor, with product MLAQEQVRAEVESVYRRDSRRILATLIRLLGDFDLAEEALHEAFFIAVQRWQHDGIPDNPRAWLVSAGRFKAIDALRRRARLDRAQADLIMLIEGQAQDPSEEELLVDDRLRLIFTCCHPALAADAQVPLTLREVCDLSTEQIARAFLQSPATIAQRIVRAKAKIRDAGIAYQVPDLHALPERLESVLRVIYLVFNEGYSASSGQALVQQALCDEAIRLGRLLVQLLPDTEAIGLLALMLLQASRQRARSDADGNLVVLDQQDRGLWNRQQITEGCELVHLALGRRDFGAYSVQAAIAAVHAEAATAQETDWGQILALYDVLLQHWPSAVVALNRAVALAKRDGPQAGLDAVQALLAAGELRDYHLAHAAQAQLHQDLGQVEQARAAWQKALALARQAPERRHIEKRLSQLV from the coding sequence GTGTTGGCGCAGGAGCAGGTGCGTGCCGAAGTCGAAAGCGTGTACCGGCGTGACTCGCGGCGTATCCTGGCGACGCTGATCCGGTTGCTGGGGGATTTCGATCTCGCCGAGGAGGCCTTGCATGAAGCGTTCTTTATCGCGGTGCAGCGCTGGCAGCATGATGGTATTCCTGACAATCCGCGGGCCTGGTTGGTTTCGGCTGGGCGTTTCAAAGCCATCGACGCGCTGCGCAGGCGGGCCCGTCTTGACCGCGCTCAAGCTGATCTGATCATGCTGATCGAAGGCCAGGCACAAGACCCTAGTGAGGAAGAACTGCTGGTCGATGACCGCCTGCGATTGATCTTCACCTGCTGCCACCCGGCCCTTGCGGCCGATGCCCAGGTGCCACTCACCCTGCGCGAAGTCTGCGACTTGAGCACCGAGCAAATCGCCCGGGCTTTTTTGCAAAGCCCTGCGACCATCGCTCAGCGCATCGTCCGTGCCAAGGCGAAGATTCGCGATGCCGGTATTGCATATCAGGTCCCGGACCTGCACGCGCTGCCCGAGCGTCTGGAGAGCGTGCTGCGGGTGATCTATCTGGTTTTCAACGAAGGTTATTCGGCCTCCTCAGGCCAGGCATTGGTTCAGCAGGCGCTATGCGACGAGGCTATACGCCTGGGCCGGCTGCTGGTGCAACTACTGCCGGACACCGAGGCCATAGGGTTGCTTGCGCTCATGCTGTTGCAGGCTTCGCGCCAGCGTGCCCGCAGCGATGCCGACGGTAATCTGGTGGTCCTCGATCAGCAGGACCGCGGCCTGTGGAACCGCCAACAGATCACCGAGGGGTGCGAGCTGGTGCACCTGGCTCTTGGCCGCCGGGACTTTGGAGCCTACAGCGTGCAGGCGGCGATCGCAGCGGTGCACGCTGAGGCGGCAACTGCGCAAGAGACGGACTGGGGGCAAATCTTGGCGCTGTACGATGTTCTGCTACAGCATTGGCCTTCAGCCGTCGTGGCGCTCAACCGTGCAGTGGCATTGGCCAAGCGTGACGGGCCGCAAGCCGGCCTGGACGCGGTGCAGGCGCTTCTGGCGGCCGGCGAGTTGCGCGACTATCACCTGGCGCATGCGGCCCAAGCCCAGTTGCATCAGGACTTGGGGCAGGTCGAGCAGGCGCGAGCGGCGTGGCAGAAGGCACTCGCGTTGGCCCGCCAGGCACCTGAGCGGCGGCACATCGAAAAGCGCTTGAGCCAGCTAGTGTAG
- a CDS encoding MaoC family dehydratase has protein sequence MTQVTNTPYEALEVGQKATYEKSVEERDIQLFAAMSGDHNPVHLDAEFAAKSMFKERIAHGMFSGALISAAVACTLPGPGTIYLGQQMSFQKPVKIGDTLTVRLEILEKLPKFKVRIATNVYNQNDELVVEGVAEILAPRKQQTVELVSPPNFIAS, from the coding sequence ATGACCCAGGTCACCAACACGCCTTACGAAGCTTTGGAAGTCGGCCAGAAAGCCACCTACGAAAAGTCTGTCGAAGAACGCGATATCCAGCTGTTCGCCGCCATGTCCGGTGACCACAACCCGGTGCACCTGGATGCCGAGTTCGCTGCCAAAAGCATGTTCAAAGAGCGCATTGCCCACGGTATGTTCAGTGGTGCGCTGATCAGCGCCGCCGTGGCCTGCACGCTGCCGGGCCCTGGCACCATTTACCTGGGCCAGCAAATGAGCTTCCAGAAGCCGGTGAAAATCGGCGACACGCTGACCGTGCGTTTGGAAATTCTGGAGAAGCTGCCCAAGTTCAAGGTCCGTATCGCCACGAACGTCTACAACCAGAACGATGAGCTGGTTGTCGAGGGGGTGGCCGAAATCTTGGCACCGCGCAAGCAACAGACAGTGGAGCTTGTATCGCCACCGAATTTCATTGCCAGCTGA
- the fadD2 gene encoding long-chain-fatty-acid--CoA ligase FadD2: MQADFWNDKRPEGVPSSIDLDAYGSVVEVFERSCERFAERPAFSNLGVTLNYAELERHSAAFAAWLQQHTDLKPGDRIAVQMPNVLQYPIAVFGALRAGLIVVNTNPLYTEREMRHQFKDSGARALVYLNMFGKRVQEVLPDTAIDYLIEAKMGDLLPTAKGWLVNTVVDKLKKMVPAYHLPQAIAFKQVLREGRSLAHKPVPQSLDDIAVLQYTGGTTGLAKGAMLTHGNLVANMLQVLACFSQHGPDGQRLIKDGQEVMIAPLPLYHIYAFTANCMCMMVTGNHNVLITNPRDIPGFIKELGKWRFSALLGLNTLFVALMDHPGFRQLDFSALKVTNSGGTALVKATAERWEALTGCRIVEGYGLTETSPVASTNPYGKLARLGTVGIPVAGTAFKVIDDDGNEQPLGERGELCIKGPQVMKGYWQQPEATAQALDAEGWFKTGDIAVIDPDGFTRIVDRKKDMIIVSGFNVYPNEIEEVVMGHPQVANCAAIGVPDERSGEAVKLFVVAREGGVNVDDLKAYCKANFTGYKVPKHIVVRESLPMTPVGKILRRELRDIA; this comes from the coding sequence ATGCAAGCCGACTTCTGGAACGACAAACGCCCCGAGGGCGTGCCTTCCTCCATCGACCTTGACGCCTATGGGTCGGTCGTCGAGGTGTTCGAGCGCTCTTGCGAGCGCTTCGCCGAGCGCCCGGCCTTCAGCAACCTCGGCGTGACCCTGAACTATGCAGAGCTCGAGCGCCATTCGGCCGCTTTCGCGGCCTGGTTGCAGCAGCACACTGACCTCAAGCCAGGGGACCGCATCGCGGTGCAGATGCCCAATGTGCTGCAGTATCCGATTGCCGTGTTCGGCGCCCTGCGCGCCGGGTTGATCGTGGTCAACACCAACCCGCTGTACACAGAGCGCGAAATGCGCCACCAGTTCAAGGACTCCGGCGCCCGCGCCCTGGTGTACCTGAACATGTTCGGCAAGCGCGTCCAGGAGGTGTTGCCCGACACCGCGATCGATTACCTGATCGAGGCGAAGATGGGGGATTTACTGCCCACGGCCAAAGGCTGGCTGGTCAACACTGTGGTCGACAAGCTGAAGAAAATGGTCCCGGCCTACCACCTGCCCCAAGCCATTGCGTTCAAGCAGGTACTGCGTGAGGGCCGCAGCCTTGCGCACAAACCGGTGCCGCAGTCGCTGGACGACATCGCCGTGCTGCAGTACACCGGCGGCACCACGGGCCTGGCCAAAGGCGCGATGCTCACCCATGGCAACCTGGTAGCCAACATGCTGCAGGTACTGGCCTGCTTTTCCCAGCATGGCCCGGACGGCCAGCGGCTGATCAAAGACGGGCAGGAAGTGATGATTGCGCCATTGCCGCTGTATCACATCTATGCCTTCACCGCGAACTGCATGTGCATGATGGTGACCGGCAATCACAACGTGCTCATCACCAACCCACGGGACATCCCGGGGTTCATCAAGGAGCTGGGCAAGTGGCGTTTTTCTGCGCTGCTGGGGCTCAACACCTTGTTCGTCGCATTGATGGACCATCCGGGCTTCCGCCAGCTGGACTTTTCGGCACTGAAAGTCACCAACTCAGGGGGTACGGCGTTGGTCAAAGCCACTGCCGAGCGCTGGGAGGCACTCACGGGCTGCCGCATCGTCGAGGGTTATGGCCTGACCGAAACCTCTCCTGTAGCCAGCACCAACCCCTACGGCAAGCTGGCGCGCCTCGGCACCGTGGGTATACCGGTAGCGGGCACAGCCTTCAAGGTCATCGATGATGATGGCAACGAACAACCTCTGGGTGAGCGCGGCGAGTTGTGCATCAAGGGCCCACAAGTGATGAAGGGTTACTGGCAGCAGCCAGAGGCCACGGCGCAGGCACTGGATGCCGAGGGTTGGTTCAAAACCGGCGACATCGCCGTGATCGACCCGGACGGTTTCACCCGCATCGTCGACCGCAAGAAGGACATGATCATCGTCTCGGGCTTCAACGTTTACCCCAATGAAATCGAAGAGGTGGTCATGGGCCATCCGCAGGTCGCCAACTGCGCGGCCATCGGCGTACCTGACGAGCGCTCCGGGGAGGCGGTGAAGCTGTTCGTAGTGGCCCGTGAAGGGGGGGTGAACGTCGATGACTTGAAGGCCTACTGCAAAGCCAACTTCACCGGCTACAAAGTCCCTAAGCACATTGTGGTACGTGAATCGCTACCGATGACCCCGGTGGGCAAGATTCTACGCCGAGAGTTGCGTGATATCGCCTGA